The following are from one region of the Cytobacillus firmus genome:
- a CDS encoding DUF5381 family protein — protein MIQEKDNTVIIKSSKFMYVWGFLATVGFLAACIFLIIHGLKFNSKYSLIYLGGGIILTPIYLYLTLWTLPGLMPGKVLFKIFPGEKGTVHTKKDMVLINNIRDINLVRNPLNLINDIVIETFHDKKIKIRTYNLLGDLDYELIVDQYIYPYMTENAKKVWDRKVNLERLRDVARYERKETKFD, from the coding sequence ATGATTCAGGAAAAGGACAACACGGTAATTATAAAAAGTTCTAAATTCATGTATGTATGGGGGTTTTTAGCTACAGTAGGTTTTTTAGCAGCGTGTATTTTCTTAATTATACATGGGCTGAAATTTAATTCTAAATACTCTTTAATATATTTAGGTGGAGGAATCATATTAACTCCTATCTATCTTTACTTGACATTATGGACCCTGCCTGGATTAATGCCAGGGAAGGTTTTGTTTAAAATATTTCCTGGAGAAAAGGGAACGGTTCATACAAAAAAAGATATGGTACTTATAAATAATATACGGGATATTAACTTAGTCAGAAACCCTCTAAATTTAATCAATGACATTGTTATTGAAACCTTCCATGATAAGAAGATAAAAATTAGAACATATAATCTTCTTGGAGACTTAGATTATGAATTAATTGTAGATCAATACATTTATCCATATATGACAGAAAATGCAAAAAAGGTATGGGATCGAAAGGTGAATCTTGAACGTCTTCGAGATGTGGCAAGATACGAGAGAAAAGAGACGAAATTTGATTAA
- a CDS encoding DUF5381 family protein has protein sequence MPLVQKKNDEIIVKGSNIMYVLVFLATVGFLIACIFLIVHGLKFDSKYSLFYLGGGIIFTPFYLYITLWNLPGLIPGKTLLSIKPGEKGLVKSKKGIVPIKDIRSIDLVRNPLNLINDIVIETFNDKKFKIRTYNLIGDFRYQIIVDQYIYPHMTESAKKVWDRK, from the coding sequence GGTTCTAACATCATGTATGTTTTGGTGTTTCTTGCTACTGTAGGTTTTTTAATAGCTTGTATCTTTCTAATTGTTCACGGTTTGAAGTTTGACTCTAAATATTCTTTATTTTATCTTGGCGGCGGGATCATATTCACACCTTTTTATCTCTATATTACGCTTTGGAATTTACCAGGCCTAATTCCAGGCAAAACCTTGCTTTCCATAAAACCCGGAGAAAAGGGTTTGGTTAAGTCAAAAAAAGGCATAGTTCCAATAAAGGATATACGAAGCATTGACCTTGTAAGGAATCCATTAAATCTAATAAATGATATTGTTATTGAAACCTTCAATGATAAAAAGTTTAAAATTCGCACGTATAACCTGATTGGTGATTTTCGCTATCAGATAATAGTTGACCAATATATATATCCTCATATGACTGAAAGTGCAAAAAAAGTTTGGGATCGAAAATAA